One window of Streptomyces sp. NBC_00273 genomic DNA carries:
- a CDS encoding glycoside hydrolase family 16 protein, translated as MHEISGRKRPTARRAVLAALSTIAVVAAAAAAVVLPANAAAPPAPAGWSRVFLDDFDGPAGSGVNTADWQYTTGTSYPGGPANFGTGEIETMTADPANVSLDGTGNLRITPRRDAAGNWTSGRVETRRADFEPPAGGKLRSEARIQMPNVTGPAAKGYWPAFWMLGAPYRGNWWNWPGIGEIDILENVQGLNNVWATLHCGTSPGGPCNETSGIGGQRVCPGSSCQAGFHTYAVEWDRSTAVEEMRFYVDEFNFHTVRANQVDAATWTNATNHGYFIILNVAMGGGFPDAFGGGPDSGTQPGHAMVVDYVSVLRSTGGTTPPTTPPTTPPTTPPTTPPGQRDAYSAIQAESYDGQSGMIKESSTDSGGGQDLAAIGNGDWALFRGVDFGSTPAKQFYGRVASGAAGGVSGLVEVRLDDPASAPVGSFSIASTGGWQSWRTVPANITAVTGTHDVYLTFASGQPADFVNVNWFDFGH; from the coding sequence ATGCACGAGATATCCGGCAGGAAGCGGCCGACGGCCCGGCGGGCCGTCTTAGCCGCGCTCAGCACGATCGCCGTGGTCGCGGCGGCCGCCGCGGCCGTGGTCCTACCCGCGAACGCCGCGGCTCCCCCCGCACCGGCCGGCTGGTCCCGGGTGTTCCTCGACGACTTCGACGGACCCGCGGGATCCGGGGTGAACACGGCCGACTGGCAGTACACCACCGGCACCTCCTACCCCGGCGGACCCGCCAACTTCGGAACCGGCGAGATCGAGACGATGACCGCCGACCCCGCCAACGTCTCCCTGGACGGCACGGGCAACCTGCGCATCACCCCGCGCCGGGACGCCGCCGGCAACTGGACGTCCGGCCGCGTCGAGACCCGGCGGGCCGACTTCGAGCCCCCGGCGGGCGGCAAGCTCCGGTCGGAGGCCCGCATCCAGATGCCGAACGTGACGGGCCCGGCCGCCAAGGGCTACTGGCCGGCCTTCTGGATGCTCGGTGCCCCCTACCGCGGCAACTGGTGGAACTGGCCGGGCATCGGCGAGATCGACATCCTGGAGAACGTCCAGGGCCTCAACAACGTCTGGGCCACCCTGCATTGCGGCACGAGTCCGGGCGGCCCCTGCAACGAGACGTCCGGAATCGGCGGCCAGCGCGTCTGCCCCGGCTCCAGTTGCCAGGCCGGCTTCCACACGTACGCCGTCGAGTGGGACCGCTCGACGGCGGTCGAGGAGATGCGCTTCTACGTCGACGAGTTCAACTTCCATACGGTACGGGCCAATCAGGTCGACGCGGCAACCTGGACCAACGCCACGAACCACGGCTACTTCATCATCCTGAACGTCGCCATGGGCGGCGGCTTCCCGGACGCCTTCGGCGGCGGCCCCGATTCGGGTACCCAGCCCGGACACGCGATGGTCGTGGACTACGTGTCCGTCCTGCGCTCCACCGGCGGCACCACGCCTCCCACCACCCCGCCCACCACTCCCCCGACGACACCGCCCACCACGCCGCCCGGTCAGCGCGACGCGTACTCGGCGATCCAGGCCGAGTCGTACGACGGCCAGTCGGGCATGATCAAGGAGAGCAGCACGGACAGCGGAGGCGGCCAGGACCTCGCGGCGATCGGGAACGGCGACTGGGCACTGTTCCGGGGCGTCGACTTCGGCTCCACCCCGGCCAAGCAGTTCTACGGGCGCGTGGCCAGCGGTGCGGCCGGCGGGGTCAGCGGACTGGTCGAGGTGCGGCTCGACGACCCGGCCTCGGCCCCGGTCGGCAGCTTCTCGATCGCCTCCACCGGCGGCTGGCAGAGTTGGCGCACGGTGCCGGCGAACATCACCGCGGTCACGGGCACGCACGACGTCTACCTGACCTTCGCCAGCGGCCAGCCGGCCGACTTCGTGAACGTCAACTGGTTCGACTTCGGCCATTGA
- a CDS encoding acyl-CoA carboxylase epsilon subunit — translation MSKDVPIASLLRVERGVAAPEELAAIAVVVACYAGRTSGGGDPAAGAGPGRRRTAVPASGCWAGCWACR, via the coding sequence ATGTCGAAGGATGTCCCGATAGCGAGCCTGCTGCGTGTCGAGAGGGGCGTCGCCGCCCCTGAGGAACTGGCCGCGATCGCGGTCGTCGTCGCGTGTTACGCCGGGCGGACCTCCGGCGGCGGTGACCCGGCCGCCGGCGCCGGACCCGGCCGCCGGCGCACCGCCGTACCGGCCTCCGGCTGCTGGGCAGGTTGCTGGGCCTGCCGCTGA
- a CDS encoding FAD-dependent oxidoreductase, protein MEDNADVRVPVLVVGGSLVGLSTSLFLSRHGVRHLLVEKHSGTSAHPRGRGINARTMELFRTAGAERAIRRAASVLEGNQGILQARSLTDGDHNWLVKSIDPAGALARFSPTGWCLCSQNNVEPVLAEQSRGMGADVRFSTELMSFDQDATGVNAVVKDRETGEHISVRADFLIAADGPRSPVREQLRIPQTGNGELFHNVSVTFRSEKLVEVLGDLRFIVCYLIRPGADGALLPVDNKTQWVFHAPWHPEQGETLEDFTDERCVDQIRDAIGVPDLDVQIGGKAPWHAAERVAQRYSSGRVFLAGDAAHEMSPTGAFGSNTGIQDAHNLAWKISAVLDGSAGIELLDTYEAERLPVARATSERASARSAEHSHPGYAPPPTMGGGPGSGVLTTAMGYCYPKGALVGGEPARPVIPETLRLVGDTGTRAPHMWVTRSGERISTLDLYERSFVLLSGAGTPWQAAAQQVAQRLSVRLEAYTIGSGPGVDLVQEGRSDWTEAHAMSAEGAVLVRPDGFVAWRSEGAVADAPATLREVLSTVLHRA, encoded by the coding sequence ATGGAAGACAACGCCGATGTTCGCGTACCGGTTCTCGTCGTGGGCGGCTCCCTCGTGGGCCTGTCCACCTCGCTTTTCCTGAGCCGCCACGGAGTGAGGCACCTGCTGGTCGAGAAGCACTCCGGTACCTCCGCGCACCCGCGGGGCCGTGGCATCAACGCCCGGACGATGGAGCTGTTCCGCACGGCAGGGGCGGAGCGCGCGATCCGCCGGGCGGCGTCCGTACTGGAGGGAAACCAGGGCATTCTGCAGGCCCGCTCGCTGACCGACGGCGACCACAACTGGCTGGTCAAGTCGATCGATCCGGCCGGGGCCCTGGCCCGGTTCAGCCCGACCGGCTGGTGTCTGTGCAGCCAGAACAACGTCGAGCCGGTACTGGCCGAACAGAGCCGCGGCATGGGCGCCGACGTGCGGTTCTCCACCGAGCTGATGAGCTTCGACCAGGACGCCACGGGGGTGAACGCCGTGGTGAAGGACCGGGAGACGGGCGAGCACATCTCCGTGCGCGCCGACTTCCTGATCGCCGCGGACGGGCCGCGCAGTCCCGTCAGGGAGCAGCTGCGGATCCCCCAGACGGGTAACGGGGAGCTGTTCCACAACGTGAGCGTCACGTTCCGCTCGGAGAAGCTCGTCGAGGTGCTGGGCGACCTGCGCTTCATCGTCTGCTACCTGATCCGCCCGGGGGCCGACGGAGCGCTGCTGCCCGTGGACAACAAGACGCAGTGGGTCTTCCACGCCCCGTGGCACCCGGAGCAGGGCGAAACCCTGGAGGACTTCACCGACGAGCGGTGCGTGGACCAGATCCGCGACGCGATCGGCGTACCCGACCTGGACGTGCAGATCGGCGGCAAGGCCCCGTGGCACGCGGCCGAACGGGTGGCGCAGCGGTATTCGTCCGGTCGGGTGTTCCTGGCCGGGGACGCGGCCCACGAGATGTCCCCCACCGGGGCGTTCGGGTCCAACACGGGGATCCAGGACGCGCACAACCTGGCGTGGAAGATCTCCGCGGTGCTGGACGGCTCGGCCGGCATCGAGCTGCTCGACACCTACGAGGCCGAGCGGCTGCCGGTGGCCAGGGCCACCAGCGAGCGGGCGTCGGCCCGTTCGGCGGAACACAGCCACCCGGGGTACGCGCCGCCGCCCACCATGGGCGGCGGGCCGGGCAGCGGGGTCCTCACCACCGCCATGGGCTACTGCTACCCGAAGGGCGCGCTCGTCGGCGGCGAGCCCGCACGGCCCGTCATCCCGGAGACCCTGCGGCTGGTCGGCGACACCGGAACCCGGGCCCCGCACATGTGGGTGACCCGGTCGGGTGAGCGGATCTCCACCCTGGACCTCTACGAGCGTTCCTTCGTGCTGCTCAGCGGCGCGGGGACGCCGTGGCAGGCGGCCGCGCAGCAGGTGGCGCAGCGGCTGTCGGTGCGGCTGGAGGCCTACACGATCGGCTCCGGGCCGGGTGTGGATCTGGTCCAGGAGGGGCGCTCGGACTGGACGGAGGCGCACGCGATGAGCGCCGAGGGCGCCGTGCTCGTACGGCCGGACGGGTTCGTGGCCTGGCGCTCGGAGGGAGCCGTGGCCGATGCCCCGGCGACGCTGCGCGAGGTCCTCTCGACGGTGCTGCACCGGGCGTGA
- a CDS encoding SchA/CurD-like domain-containing protein, whose protein sequence is MTTTLSERVSQSAFDGSMLRVVLLMDLHEGTQQQFFEAYEQLRHDIASVPGHISDQLCQSFENPSQWLITSEWESAPQYLAWVNSDHHAEQVKPLGACARAMRPLKFTVLRETGRGYGQEARPATARLQQTPRLGAGIVRHALTFTVKPGSEQDVASILSSYASPAARVDDHTRLCRTSLFMHGNRVVRTVEVQGDLMAALRHVSEQPEVRAVEEAINPYLEQDRNLNDPESARMFFMRAALPAVHHIAAPEPESAEVQRHALFYPAKPGCGVALAKFLARQDEAAARHPGSPVRSSSIFQRDDIVVRLIDVRGPLDAEPDTTFGVSGPRKAAVLDRLTARAGRRIRTAGHTMNLITDRRAPADS, encoded by the coding sequence ATGACAACCACCCTGTCCGAACGGGTGTCGCAGTCAGCCTTCGACGGCTCCATGCTCCGGGTCGTCCTGCTGATGGACCTCCACGAGGGGACCCAGCAGCAGTTCTTCGAGGCGTACGAACAGCTCCGCCACGACATCGCGTCGGTTCCGGGCCACATCAGCGACCAGCTGTGCCAGTCCTTCGAGAATCCCTCCCAATGGCTCATCACCAGCGAGTGGGAAAGCGCCCCGCAATACCTCGCATGGGTCAACAGCGACCATCACGCCGAACAGGTGAAGCCGCTCGGCGCGTGCGCCCGCGCCATGCGCCCGCTCAAGTTCACCGTCCTGCGGGAGACCGGCCGCGGCTACGGCCAGGAGGCCCGGCCGGCCACGGCGCGCCTGCAACAGACCCCCCGGTTGGGTGCCGGCATCGTGCGCCACGCCCTCACCTTCACCGTCAAGCCGGGAAGCGAGCAGGACGTCGCGTCCATCCTCTCCAGCTACGCCTCCCCGGCGGCCCGGGTCGACGACCACACCCGCTTGTGCCGCACCTCCCTGTTCATGCACGGCAACCGGGTCGTACGGACGGTGGAGGTCCAGGGCGACCTGATGGCGGCCCTGCGGCACGTCTCCGAGCAGCCCGAGGTGCGCGCCGTCGAGGAGGCCATCAACCCCTACCTCGAACAGGACCGGAACCTGAACGACCCGGAGTCCGCGCGCATGTTCTTCATGCGCGCGGCGCTCCCGGCGGTCCACCACATCGCCGCACCCGAGCCCGAGTCCGCCGAGGTCCAGCGGCACGCGCTCTTCTACCCGGCCAAGCCCGGCTGCGGCGTCGCGCTCGCCAAGTTCCTGGCCCGCCAGGACGAGGCGGCCGCACGCCATCCGGGCAGCCCCGTTCGGAGCAGCAGCATCTTCCAGCGTGACGACATCGTCGTCCGGCTCATCGACGTCCGCGGCCCGCTCGACGCCGAGCCCGACACCACCTTCGGCGTCTCGGGACCGCGCAAGGCGGCGGTGCTCGACCGGCTGACGGCCCGGGCCGGCAGGCGGATCCGCACCGCCGGCCACACCATGAACCTGATCACGGACCGCCGGGCACCCGCCGATTCCTGA
- a CDS encoding cupin domain-containing protein, whose product MTQQRPRIVDLSETPPNRRRGGDLRAVLTPTSVGSTSGFMGLAIMAPGESIAEHYHPYSEEFVYVVSGRLEVDLDGEAHPLRTDQGLLVPLNTRHRFRNVGDTEARMVFHLGPLAPRPELGHVDTEQAPHPESTAWEQPPDRTGAVS is encoded by the coding sequence ATGACCCAACAGCGCCCACGCATCGTGGACCTCAGCGAGACGCCCCCCAACCGCCGGCGCGGCGGAGACCTCAGGGCGGTGCTCACCCCGACCTCCGTGGGTTCCACCAGCGGCTTCATGGGCCTGGCGATCATGGCCCCCGGGGAGTCGATCGCGGAGCACTACCACCCGTACTCCGAGGAGTTCGTGTACGTGGTCAGCGGCCGCCTCGAGGTCGACCTCGACGGCGAGGCCCACCCGCTGCGCACCGACCAGGGACTCCTGGTCCCGCTCAACACGCGCCACCGCTTCCGGAACGTCGGGGACACCGAGGCCCGCATGGTCTTCCACCTCGGCCCGCTGGCCCCGCGCCCCGAACTCGGCCACGTGGACACCGAGCAGGCCCCGCACCCGGAGAGCACCGCGTGGGAGCAGCCGCCGGACCGCACGGGAGCGGTCTCGTGA
- a CDS encoding beta-ketoacyl-[acyl-carrier-protein] synthase family protein → MTRRRVAVTGVGVVAPGGIGVRDFWDLLSNGRTATRGISLFDPAGFRSRIAAEVDFDPAAHGLEPGEADRADRYIQFALVAAREAVKDAGLDLTTDEAWRTGVSLGTAVGGTTRLEHDYVAVSQSGSWWDVDHKRAGPFLHRAFTPATLASAVAEQTGARGPVQTVSTGCTSGLDAIGYAVHSIAEGRMDVCIAGASDSPISPITVACFDAIKATSPNNDDPAHASRPFDADRDGFVLGEGGAVLVLEELEHARARGATVYCEIGGYATFGNAHHMTGLTAEGLEMARAIETALAEAGVAADEIDYVNAHGSGTKQNDRHETAAVKRVLGDHAYKTPMTSIKSMVGHSLGAIGAIELAACVLAMTHQVVPPTANYETPDPECDLDYVPRVARGRKLRSVLSVGSGFGGFQSAVVMTRPKEEVS, encoded by the coding sequence GTGACCCGCCGGCGGGTGGCCGTCACCGGAGTCGGTGTCGTCGCGCCCGGCGGGATCGGCGTCCGCGACTTCTGGGACCTGCTCTCCAACGGCCGTACGGCGACGCGCGGGATCAGCCTCTTCGACCCGGCCGGGTTCCGTTCCCGGATAGCCGCCGAGGTCGACTTCGACCCCGCCGCGCACGGCCTCGAACCGGGCGAGGCGGACCGGGCGGACCGCTACATCCAGTTCGCCCTGGTGGCCGCCCGGGAGGCGGTGAAGGACGCGGGGCTCGACCTCACCACGGACGAGGCCTGGCGGACCGGGGTCTCCCTCGGCACGGCCGTCGGCGGCACCACCCGGCTGGAGCACGACTACGTGGCCGTCAGCCAGTCCGGCTCCTGGTGGGACGTGGACCACAAGCGGGCCGGCCCGTTCCTGCACCGGGCGTTCACCCCCGCCACCCTCGCCTCCGCCGTGGCGGAGCAGACGGGTGCGCGGGGCCCGGTCCAGACGGTCTCCACCGGCTGCACCTCGGGACTCGACGCCATCGGGTACGCCGTGCACTCCATCGCGGAGGGCCGGATGGACGTGTGCATCGCGGGCGCGTCCGACTCACCCATATCGCCCATCACCGTGGCCTGCTTCGACGCCATCAAGGCGACCTCGCCGAACAACGACGACCCGGCCCACGCCTCCCGGCCGTTCGACGCCGACCGGGACGGGTTCGTCCTCGGCGAGGGCGGCGCCGTCCTCGTACTCGAAGAGCTGGAACACGCCCGCGCCCGCGGTGCGACCGTCTACTGCGAGATCGGCGGCTACGCCACCTTCGGCAACGCCCACCACATGACCGGGCTGACCGCAGAGGGCCTGGAGATGGCCCGGGCCATCGAAACGGCCCTCGCCGAGGCCGGCGTCGCCGCCGACGAGATCGACTACGTCAACGCGCACGGCTCCGGCACCAAGCAGAACGACCGTCACGAGACCGCGGCGGTCAAGCGGGTCCTGGGCGACCACGCCTACAAGACGCCGATGACCTCCATCAAATCCATGGTGGGGCACTCCCTCGGCGCGATCGGCGCCATCGAACTGGCGGCCTGCGTACTCGCCATGACCCACCAGGTGGTACCGCCGACGGCGAACTACGAGACGCCCGACCCCGAGTGCGACCTGGACTACGTACCCCGCGTCGCCCGCGGCCGGAAGCTGCGCAGCGTGCTCTCGGTCGGCAGCGGCTTCGGCGGATTCCAGTCCGCCGTGGTCATGACCCGGCCGAAGGAGGAGGTCTCGTGA
- a CDS encoding beta-ketoacyl synthase N-terminal-like domain-containing protein: MTSRTVITGIGVVAPNGVGADAFWKATQSGLNVLDRVTRAGCEHLPLRVAGEVRGFDPGAMVEDRFLVQTDRFTHHALAAADLALEDARLGRADYEGDPFSVGVVTAAGSGGGEFGQRELQHLWEQGPRFVGPYQSIAWFYAASTGQISIRRGLKGPCGVVASDEAGGLDAFAHAVRGIRQGSRAMLVGATEAPLAPYSIVCQLEYEGLSTGEDPDRAYRPFTDKACGFVPAEGGAMFVVEDEDEARGRGATVRAVLAGHGATFTGTRRRDTSGEGLAHAIRGALREADCAPEEIDVVFADAIGTPEADAAEVAALAAALGAYGRKVPVTAPKSGTGRAYCAAPALDTAAAVLALEHGIVPPTPNVYDVCHDLDVVTGSARAAELRTALVLSRGRMGSNSALVVRKGS, from the coding sequence GTGACCAGCCGTACGGTCATCACGGGCATCGGAGTCGTCGCGCCCAACGGCGTGGGCGCCGACGCCTTCTGGAAGGCGACCCAGTCCGGACTCAACGTACTGGACCGGGTCACCAGGGCGGGCTGCGAGCACCTGCCGCTGCGCGTCGCGGGCGAGGTCCGGGGCTTCGACCCGGGCGCCATGGTCGAGGACCGCTTCCTCGTCCAGACCGACCGCTTCACCCACCACGCCCTCGCCGCCGCCGACCTCGCCCTGGAGGACGCCCGGCTCGGCCGGGCCGACTACGAGGGCGACCCCTTCTCCGTGGGCGTCGTCACCGCCGCCGGATCCGGCGGCGGCGAGTTCGGCCAGCGCGAGCTCCAGCACCTCTGGGAGCAGGGGCCGCGCTTCGTGGGCCCGTACCAGTCGATCGCCTGGTTCTACGCCGCGAGCACCGGACAGATCTCCATCCGGCGCGGACTGAAGGGCCCCTGCGGGGTCGTGGCCAGTGACGAGGCGGGCGGACTGGACGCCTTCGCGCACGCCGTCCGCGGGATCCGCCAGGGCAGCCGGGCCATGCTGGTCGGGGCGACGGAGGCACCGCTGGCGCCCTACTCCATCGTCTGCCAACTGGAGTACGAGGGGCTGAGCACGGGGGAGGACCCCGATCGCGCCTACCGGCCGTTCACCGACAAGGCCTGCGGATTCGTCCCCGCCGAGGGCGGCGCGATGTTCGTCGTCGAGGACGAGGACGAGGCCCGCGGCCGCGGCGCCACCGTACGGGCCGTCCTGGCCGGCCACGGCGCGACCTTCACCGGCACCCGGCGACGGGACACGTCCGGCGAGGGACTCGCCCACGCCATCCGCGGCGCCCTGCGGGAAGCCGACTGCGCGCCCGAGGAGATCGACGTGGTCTTCGCCGACGCCATCGGGACCCCGGAGGCCGACGCGGCCGAGGTGGCCGCCCTCGCCGCCGCCCTCGGCGCGTACGGACGGAAGGTGCCGGTCACGGCGCCCAAGTCCGGTACCGGCAGGGCGTACTGCGCGGCTCCCGCCCTCGACACCGCGGCCGCGGTCCTGGCCCTGGAACACGGCATCGTCCCGCCGACCCCGAACGTCTACGACGTGTGCCACGACCTCGACGTGGTGACCGGCAGCGCCCGCGCCGCGGAGTTGCGCACCGCGCTGGTGCTCAGCCGCGGCCGGATGGGGTCGAACTCCGCGCTCGTCGTCCGCAAGGGCTCGTAG
- a CDS encoding acyl carrier protein, protein MSDRLTLEELAALMKKAGITVDPTELASRPHSAFDEYGLDSLGLLGIVGELENRRGRALPTHADRCKTPGEFLDLVNHSLMTGA, encoded by the coding sequence ATGTCCGACCGGCTGACCCTGGAGGAACTGGCGGCCCTCATGAAGAAGGCCGGCATCACCGTCGATCCCACGGAGTTGGCGAGCCGTCCGCACTCGGCCTTCGACGAGTACGGCCTCGATTCGCTGGGCCTGCTCGGGATCGTCGGCGAACTGGAGAACCGGCGGGGGCGGGCCCTGCCCACCCACGCCGACCGCTGCAAGACCCCCGGGGAATTCCTCGACCTCGTCAACCACAGTCTGATGACAGGAGCCTGA
- a CDS encoding SRPBCC family protein: MPGHTENEITVNAPVDLVWEMTNDLPSWPQLFSEYASLEVIEEQGDTTRFRLTMHPDENGKVWSWVSERTVDRKGLTVRARRVETGPFAHMDIHWQYFKVPGGTRMKWTQDFAMKPDAPVDDAWMTDNINRNSPIQLALIRDKIEKRQREGRAPAVSRV; the protein is encoded by the coding sequence ATGCCAGGACACACCGAGAACGAGATCACCGTCAACGCGCCCGTGGACCTCGTCTGGGAGATGACCAACGATCTCCCCAGCTGGCCGCAGCTGTTCAGCGAGTACGCCTCCCTTGAGGTCATCGAGGAGCAGGGCGACACCACCCGGTTCCGCCTGACCATGCACCCCGACGAGAACGGCAAGGTGTGGAGCTGGGTTTCGGAGCGGACCGTCGACCGCAAGGGCCTCACCGTCCGTGCCCGACGGGTGGAGACCGGCCCGTTCGCCCACATGGACATCCACTGGCAGTACTTCAAGGTGCCCGGCGGCACCCGGATGAAGTGGACCCAGGACTTCGCGATGAAGCCGGACGCCCCCGTCGACGACGCGTGGATGACCGACAACATCAACCGCAACTCCCCGATCCAGCTGGCGCTCATCCGGGACAAGATCGAGAAGCGTCAGCGCGAGGGCCGCGCCCCCGCCGTCAGCCGAGTCTGA
- a CDS encoding TcmI family type II polyketide cyclase, whose protein sequence is MNQTHRALIVARMAPGSAPDIAELFTGSDAGELPHLVGVTRRSLFQFGDVYLHLIESDRPPGPAIAKVTEHPEFRDLSERLTAYISPHNPDTWRSPKDAMAHEFYRWENPGAK, encoded by the coding sequence ATGAACCAGACGCACCGCGCCCTCATCGTCGCCCGGATGGCGCCGGGATCGGCGCCGGACATCGCCGAACTCTTCACGGGTTCGGACGCGGGTGAACTCCCGCACCTGGTGGGGGTCACGCGCCGCAGCCTGTTCCAGTTCGGCGACGTCTACCTGCACCTGATCGAGTCGGACCGGCCGCCCGGCCCGGCCATCGCGAAGGTCACCGAGCACCCGGAATTCCGGGACCTCAGCGAGCGGCTGACCGCCTACATCAGCCCGCACAACCCGGACACCTGGCGCAGCCCGAAGGACGCCATGGCCCACGAGTTCTACCGCTGGGAGAACCCCGGCGCGAAGTGA
- a CDS encoding NADPH-dependent FMN reductase, producing the protein MNPSDTDHFPADPARPHDGEHARTSLHVLVLSGSSRTGSVNARLGSLVAALVSRAGATARAATLGDFPMPPYDGDVEADEGLPEGALALCARIEAAQALIIASPEYNASVPGVLKNAIDWVSRYRPQPFKDKQTLLVSASPSMVGGNRGLWALRVPLEHLGARVYPDMFSLAGAHQAFTEDGALTDPGLGERLTSTIGSFLDLVEADTRYLCLQRRWYEFLGDRTDAPVTSRAQD; encoded by the coding sequence ATGAACCCGAGCGACACCGACCACTTCCCGGCGGATCCGGCCCGTCCGCACGACGGCGAGCACGCCCGTACCTCCCTGCACGTGCTCGTCCTGTCCGGTTCCTCCCGCACCGGATCGGTCAACGCCCGCCTCGGCTCCCTGGTCGCCGCCCTGGTGTCCCGGGCCGGCGCCACCGCACGGGCCGCCACGCTCGGCGACTTCCCGATGCCGCCGTACGACGGCGACGTGGAGGCCGACGAGGGACTGCCCGAAGGGGCCCTGGCCCTGTGCGCGCGGATCGAGGCCGCGCAGGCGCTGATCATCGCCTCCCCCGAGTACAACGCCTCCGTCCCGGGCGTGCTCAAGAACGCCATCGACTGGGTCTCCCGCTACCGTCCGCAGCCCTTCAAGGACAAGCAGACCCTGCTGGTGTCGGCCTCGCCCTCGATGGTCGGCGGCAACCGCGGGCTGTGGGCCCTGCGGGTGCCGCTGGAGCACCTCGGCGCGCGCGTCTACCCGGACATGTTCAGCCTGGCGGGCGCCCACCAGGCGTTCACCGAGGACGGCGCCCTCACCGACCCGGGCCTCGGCGAGCGCCTCACCAGTACGATCGGCTCCTTCCTCGACCTCGTCGAGGCCGACACCCGTTACCTGTGCCTGCAGCGCCGCTGGTACGAGTTCCTGGGCGACCGCACCGACGCTCCCGTGACCTCACGCGCCCAGGACTGA
- a CDS encoding MurR/RpiR family transcriptional regulator yields MSSGQQARAQAAAITPGGQSSEEVRPPADRLLALFDGRRLSPGQRRIAQYLIDHLTEAAFLSITELAERVGVSQPSVTRFAASLGFSGYPALRDVLQPIALSAVAGAPDTRAQIRRNELQEAVDAEIENLENVRRLLADTDQVLDIGRELAASVPLTVLGLRISVSLAEYFAYAARRIHPDVRLVTRGGSVAFDALLQSRAAGGTWVLAFAMPRHAKETLAAIRAARSTGLRVVLITDPTLGPLVDEADVSLTAGTGSRLVFDSYAAPGMLSAALLQAMADADPERTQARLEGYEHVADQHGFFL; encoded by the coding sequence GTGTCATCGGGGCAGCAGGCACGCGCACAAGCGGCTGCGATCACACCAGGGGGTCAGTCGTCCGAAGAGGTCCGTCCTCCGGCCGACCGGCTCCTCGCGCTCTTCGACGGACGCCGCCTGTCACCGGGCCAGCGCCGCATCGCCCAGTACTTGATCGACCACCTCACCGAGGCCGCGTTCCTCTCGATCACCGAACTGGCCGAGCGGGTGGGCGTGAGCCAGCCCTCCGTGACCCGGTTCGCCGCCTCCCTCGGCTTCAGCGGCTACCCCGCCCTGCGGGACGTGCTGCAGCCGATCGCGCTCAGCGCCGTCGCCGGTGCCCCGGACACCCGCGCGCAGATCCGCCGCAACGAGCTGCAGGAAGCCGTCGACGCCGAGATCGAGAACCTGGAGAACGTGCGCAGGCTGCTCGCCGACACCGACCAGGTGCTGGACATCGGCCGCGAGCTGGCCGCCTCCGTGCCGCTGACCGTCCTCGGCCTGCGCATCTCGGTCTCGCTCGCGGAGTACTTCGCCTACGCGGCCCGGCGCATCCACCCCGACGTGCGCCTGGTGACCCGCGGCGGCAGCGTCGCCTTCGACGCGCTGCTGCAGTCCAGGGCGGCCGGCGGGACCTGGGTGCTGGCCTTCGCCATGCCGCGGCACGCCAAGGAGACCCTGGCCGCCATCCGCGCCGCCCGCAGTACGGGGCTGCGCGTGGTCCTGATCACGGACCCCACCCTGGGGCCGCTGGTGGACGAGGCGGACGTGTCCCTGACCGCGGGCACCGGGTCCCGGCTGGTTTTCGACTCGTACGCGGCGCCCGGAATGCTGTCCGCGGCCCTGTTGCAGGCGATGGCCGACGCGGACCCGGAGCGGACCCAGGCCCGACTGGAGGGCTACGAGCACGTGGCCGACCAGCACGGCTTCTTCCTGTAG
- a CDS encoding toxin Doc produces MELHIDHRWLLERQEALFKDVAVADHSALVAAVARHRVNTPSLDVDDPDAYWRAAALLDAIVLLRPLPDSNEYFAYGVAVAYIEACGEAVDASYEQWRDLITDIRMLRATVFDVAARLRSWQPAQPV; encoded by the coding sequence GTGGAACTGCACATCGATCACCGCTGGCTGCTGGAGCGGCAGGAGGCGCTGTTCAAGGACGTGGCGGTGGCCGACCATTCCGCCCTGGTCGCCGCCGTGGCCCGGCACCGGGTGAACACGCCCAGCCTGGACGTGGACGACCCCGACGCCTACTGGCGCGCGGCCGCGCTGCTCGACGCGATCGTGCTGCTCCGACCGCTCCCCGACTCCAACGAATACTTCGCCTACGGGGTCGCCGTCGCGTACATCGAGGCCTGCGGCGAGGCGGTGGACGCCAGCTACGAGCAGTGGCGCGACCTCATCACCGACATCCGCATGTTGCGTGCCACCGTCTTCGACGTGGCCGCCCGGCTCCGCTCCTGGCAGCCGGCGCAACCGGTGTGA